TTGCGTCGATCCATTTCTATTTAAACGTTTCGGAACACACATCCTTCAGATAGGCCAAATTCTCACATACATTGATCCCGTTGGCCTTCATGGACGCCACCTTGCTCTGGCCGGTGCCGCTGCTGCCGCTGATAATCGCGCCGGCATGGCCCATACGCCGCCCCGGAGGAGCGGTCAGACCAGCAATGAAACCGACCACCGGTTTGGTGACGTTGGCCTTGATGAACTCGGCGGCTTTCTCTTCGGCATCGCCGCCGATCTCGCCGATCATGACGACGCCTTCGGTGGCCGCGTCGGCCTGGAATCGCTCCAGGCAATCGATGAAGTTGGTCCCGTTGACCGGATCGCCGCCGATGCCAATGCAGGTGGTCTGACCCAGACCGGCAAGGGTCAGGGCATGCACGGCTTCGTAGGTCAGGGTTCCGGAGCGGGAGACCACGCCGATTTTGCCGGGTACATGGATCGGGCCGGGCATGATGCCGATCTTGCACTCGCCTGGGGTGATGATGCCGGGGCAGTTGGGGCCGATCAGGCGCACCGGCTTGTCCTTGAGATAGTTTTTGACCCGCATCATGTCCATCACCGGAATCCCCTCGGTGATGCAGACGATCAGGGGAACCTCGGCATCGGCCGCCTCCATGATGGCGTCTGCGGCAAAGGGCGGGGGCACAAAAATCATGCTGGCGTCTGCGCCGGTGGTCTTGACGGCGTCGGCCACCGTATTGAATACAGGAACCTCGTCCATCTTCTGCCCCCCTTTGCCGGGGGTAACACCGGCCACCACCTGGGTGCCGTATTCCACGCATGCACGGGCATGGAACTGGCCTTCTTTTCCGGTAATCCCCTGAACCAACAGTTTGGTCTCTTTATTGACTAATATGCTCACGGTTCAATCCTCGCTGGTTTGTGAATTACTATTGAATGGCTTCCTGCAATTTCTCGGCGGCGTCCTTGAGGTCCTTGGCGTTGATCAGATCCAGGCCCGATTCCGCCAGGATCTTGCGCCCCTCTGCCAGGTTGGTGCCTTCCATGCGGATGATCACCGGAACGCGCATGCCCACCTTTTCGGCGGCCTGGACGACGCCGTTGGCCAGCCGGTCGCAGCGCAGGATGCCGCCGAAGATGTTGATCAGGATGGCCTTGACGTTCTCGTCGCTCTGCAGAATGCGAAAGCCGTTTTCGATCTGCTCGGCGCTGGCGCCGCCGCCCACGTCGAGAAAGTTGACCGGTTTGCCGCCGGCGTACTTGATGCAATCCATGGTGGCCATGGCCAGTCCGGCGCCGTTGACCATGTTGCCCACGTTCCCGCCTTCGCCCAGGTGGATGTAGTTCAGACCAAAACCTCCGGCCTCCACCTCTGTGGGGT
This window of the uncultured Desulfosarcina sp. genome carries:
- the sucD gene encoding succinate--CoA ligase subunit alpha, which translates into the protein MSILVNKETKLLVQGITGKEGQFHARACVEYGTQVVAGVTPGKGGQKMDEVPVFNTVADAVKTTGADASMIFVPPPFAADAIMEAADAEVPLIVCITEGIPVMDMMRVKNYLKDKPVRLIGPNCPGIITPGECKIGIMPGPIHVPGKIGVVSRSGTLTYEAVHALTLAGLGQTTCIGIGGDPVNGTNFIDCLERFQADAATEGVVMIGEIGGDAEEKAAEFIKANVTKPVVGFIAGLTAPPGRRMGHAGAIISGSSGTGQSKVASMKANGINVCENLAYLKDVCSETFK